From Acidianus brierleyi:
TACAAAAAATAATATTTATATGACATTCCTATCTTTTACTATTATAAATAATAAGACTTTTCGTCCTTAATATTAAAATTTTGTAAATATAGATCATTATATCTAAACACGAAAGAAGTAATAGAAATTTAGCTGAATATTGCCTTAAGATTCTGCGGATCGTAGAGCTTTCCTTTTCTTACAACATAAACAACATTTTCTGGATTTAGATCATCCGCATTCCTAATTTTTCTGAACATAACTAAATTTGCCTCATATCCTTCTGCTATTCTTCCCATTTTCAGACCTAAACAGTCAGCAGCTATAGACGTTGCTGATGCTAATGCTTTATCTAAACTCATAAATCTGGATAAGAGCACTATTTCCTTATAATTATCTCCATGTCTTCTCTCGGGAGATCCTACGTAATCAGTACCGGCAACTATTTTTAATCCTTTCTCTACTGCAATCTTAACATCTTCATTAAGGTGCTTATCTATCAATTCTTTTCTTTTAACTGCAACTTCTTCGTCCAATTCCCTAATTTTTATTTCCTTAGAATATGTAGCTAAAGTAGGAACGTAAAAAATTCCTTTCCTCTTTATTTCCTCAGCTAGTTCTTCAGTTAAACCCAGACCATGTTCTATTGAATCTACTCCTCCTTCTATGGAGTTTGCTATGGCTTCTTCACCATATGCATGAGATGCTACCTTTAATCCAGATCTATGTGCCTCATCAACTATAGCCTTAATGTCCTCAACTGTTAAGGCAGGTTTCGGATATCCTCTTTGTGAGAAAGCTCCAGATGAGTAAATTTTAATTACTTCAGCTCCTTGTCTCATTGCCAATCTAACTGCCTTTCTACATTCCCACGGAGAATCGCAGTAAAAGG
This genomic window contains:
- a CDS encoding metal-dependent hydrolase family protein; amino-acid sequence: MILTGEVFDGEKFIGTKSIVIEENKIKEIRDQEEESKGIILPGLIDAHIHFFGVKEDNLISWNLTPEGLSVARSFKDMINLLASGFTAVRDLGSKSAIFLSKAEKEGYIPGPRIIASGYSIAETGGNDDPTDLPLDMAQRLSYSFYCDSPWECRKAVRLAMRQGAEVIKIYSSGAFSQRGYPKPALTVEDIKAIVDEAHRSGLKVASHAYGEEAIANSIEGGVDSIEHGLGLTEELAEEIKRKGIFYVPTLATYSKEIKIRELDEEVAVKRKELIDKHLNEDVKIAVEKGLKIVAGTDYVGSPERRHGDNYKEIVLLSRFMSLDKALASATSIAADCLGLKMGRIAEGYEANLVMFRKIRNADDLNPENVVYVVRKGKLYDPQNLKAIFS